In Bradyrhizobium sp. CCBAU 051011, the following are encoded in one genomic region:
- the gmd gene encoding GDP-mannose 4,6-dehydratase: protein MHPQVPSRRAALITGATGQDGAYLAEYLLGLGYEVHGIKRRSSSFNTARIDHLYQDPHSRNVPFLLHYGDMTDSTNLIRLMQQIRPTEIYNLAAQSHVGVSFESPEYTANADAIGVLRLLEAIRILGMEKETRFYQASTSELYGLVQEVPQKETTPFYPRSPYGVAKLYGYWITVNYREAYGMFASNGILFNHESPIRGETFVTRKITRSVARIEVGLEEVLYLGNLDAKRDWGHARDYIEGMHKILQADAPDDFVLATGETRSVREFVEVAFAEIGRRIEWRGHGVEETGVDAKSGKTILRIDPVYFRPTEVDLLVGDASKARDKLGWKPRTSFAQLVREMVASDLAEARREVANGRPAV from the coding sequence CTCGGCTATGAAGTCCACGGCATTAAGCGGCGGTCGTCCTCGTTCAACACCGCGCGCATCGATCACCTCTACCAGGATCCGCATTCGCGCAACGTGCCGTTCCTGCTGCATTACGGCGACATGACCGACTCGACCAACCTGATCCGGCTGATGCAGCAGATCAGGCCGACCGAGATCTACAACCTCGCCGCCCAGAGCCATGTCGGCGTCAGCTTCGAAAGCCCGGAATACACCGCCAACGCCGACGCCATCGGCGTGCTGCGGCTGCTGGAAGCGATCCGCATTCTCGGCATGGAGAAGGAGACGCGGTTCTATCAGGCCTCAACATCGGAGCTCTACGGTCTGGTCCAGGAAGTGCCGCAGAAGGAGACCACGCCGTTCTATCCGCGCTCACCTTACGGCGTCGCCAAACTTTACGGCTACTGGATCACGGTGAACTACCGCGAGGCCTACGGCATGTTTGCCTCGAACGGCATCCTGTTCAACCACGAGAGCCCGATCCGCGGCGAGACGTTTGTCACCCGCAAGATCACCCGCAGCGTCGCCCGCATCGAGGTTGGCCTGGAAGAGGTGCTCTATCTCGGCAACCTCGACGCCAAGCGCGACTGGGGCCATGCCCGGGATTATATCGAGGGCATGCACAAAATCCTGCAGGCGGATGCCCCCGACGACTTCGTGCTGGCGACCGGCGAGACCCGTTCGGTGCGCGAGTTCGTCGAGGTGGCGTTTGCCGAAATCGGCCGCCGCATCGAGTGGCGCGGCCACGGCGTCGAGGAGACCGGCGTCGACGCAAAGTCCGGCAAGACCATTTTGCGCATCGACCCCGTCTACTTCCGGCCGACCGAGGTCGATCTTCTGGTCGGCGATGCCAGCAAGGCGCGGGACAAGCTCGGCTGGAAGCCCAGGACGTCGTTTGCCCAACTGGTCAGGGAAATGGTCGCGAGCGATCTCGCGGAAGCCCGGCGGGAGGTCGCCAATGGCAGGCCTGCCGTTTGA